The genomic segment ACACCTAAAACGAAGAAATATTTGATCTATTCAAGAATATGCGTAGTATTAATTGCAACTGGTCAGATGAGCGGATGAGTAAATTATGAGTATTAGAACAAACCTGAAAAAAGTATTACCTGCAATTTCCGTAACTGAGCAAGAAGCATTAGATGCGGGAGATGTATGGATTGAATCGTCAATTTATCGTGGCAAACCAGACATGCAAGCGTTGCGTGCAATTCCTAAAGCAACGCTAAGCGCTGACGAACAAGCATTTCTAGACGGCCCCGTGCAAGAACTGCTAGAAATGGTCGACGATTACGAGCTACAAAACAGCAATCACCTACCACAAAATGTGCTGGACTTTTTATCAGTCAATAAATTTTTCGCTTTGATCATTCCAAAGAAATTTGGCGGATTAGAGTTCTCTCCTTATGCCAACTCAACCATAGTGGCCACCATTGCCGTTAAAAGCAGTGCTGTTGCGGTTACTGTGATGGTTCCAAATTCGTTAGGCCCTGGCGAACTATTGATGCACTACGGCACTACAGAGCAGCAAAATCAATGGTTGCCAAATTTAGCTGTCGGTAAAGACATTCCATGTTTTGCCCTTACCAGCCCAGAAGCTGGCTCTGATGCGGGTGCTATTCCTGATACGGGCATAGTCACGAAAGGCCAATATAACGGTGAAGAAGTACTTGGTTTATCCGTCACTTGGGATAAGCGTTACATTACGCTGGCACCAATAGCGACTGTGCTTGGCCTTGCATTTAAAGTGTTTGATCCAGACAACCTACTTGGCGATAAAAAAGAGCTAGGCATTACCTGTGCTCTTATTCCTAAATCACACCCAGGTGTTGAACTAGGGAATCGTCACGATCCTATGGGTATTCGTTTTTATAACGGCACCACTCGCGGCAACAAAGTGTTTATCCCTATGGATTTCATTATAGGCGGGCAGAAAAACATTGGTCGCGGCTGGCAGATGCTGGTTAGTTGCCTAGGTGCAGGGCGCGGTATTTCACTTCCAGCAATGGGAGTTGCTTCTGCTCAATCGGCACTTAAATCCACTGCTGAATACTCATTTGTTCGTGAACAATTCGGCGTGCCCATTGGGCGTTTCGAAGGTATTCAAGAAAAGCTTGCCGATATTGCAGGCAAAACCTTTGTATTAGAAGCCATGCGAGTATTAACCACTGAAGGTCTGGGTTTAGGCCTTAAACCTTCTGTTGTCACTGCGATGGCTAAATACCACATGACTGAATTAGGCCGTGATGTGTGTAATACCGCCATGGATATTCAAGCGGGTAAAGCAATTCAACGTGGCCCACAGAATACCTTAGCCAATGGTTATGCGGCACAGCCCATTGCAATTACCGTTGAGGGTGCGAACATTCTAACTCGAAGCTTGATGATTTTCGGCCAAGGTGCGATGCGTTGTCACCCTCACATGAAAGAAATGGTTGATTTGATCCACAGCGATGAGCCATCAGCAGACAAAGAATTCAACAAGGTATTGGGGAAAACAATCAGCTTTAGCGTTAAAAATGCCTTACGCAGTTTTAGCAAAAGCTACTTAACCTTTAC from the Paraglaciecola mesophila genome contains:
- a CDS encoding acyl-CoA dehydrogenase, which translates into the protein MSIRTNLKKVLPAISVTEQEALDAGDVWIESSIYRGKPDMQALRAIPKATLSADEQAFLDGPVQELLEMVDDYELQNSNHLPQNVLDFLSVNKFFALIIPKKFGGLEFSPYANSTIVATIAVKSSAVAVTVMVPNSLGPGELLMHYGTTEQQNQWLPNLAVGKDIPCFALTSPEAGSDAGAIPDTGIVTKGQYNGEEVLGLSVTWDKRYITLAPIATVLGLAFKVFDPDNLLGDKKELGITCALIPKSHPGVELGNRHDPMGIRFYNGTTRGNKVFIPMDFIIGGQKNIGRGWQMLVSCLGAGRGISLPAMGVASAQSALKSTAEYSFVREQFGVPIGRFEGIQEKLADIAGKTFVLEAMRVLTTEGLGLGLKPSVVTAMAKYHMTELGRDVCNTAMDIQAGKAIQRGPQNTLANGYAAQPIAITVEGANILTRSLMIFGQGAMRCHPHMKEMVDLIHSDEPSADKEFNKVLGKTISFSVKNALRSFSKSYLTFTRSAQSSLPEVKPYEKRMNALSAKLAPLADLSLLVLGGDLKKAEMLSARLGDVMSYLYASMAVVRFYEQRVTNRVEAKPYFEYAIQWCIQQGEQALNEFVNNFPNTATRGLMRVLTNTYTRSVPAISDKLKRELSDATMAQSSIMADLTHLVKVIPGDGNHINQEAFAAKHDVMAILKVVQKALRKNPVVPFVSFEHAVTKLHENGELNADEYARVIDYNNKRQLAVRVDEYTFDMELLDANQQLVKEGSQPQNNAA